Genomic DNA from Pseudobacteroides sp.:
GAGAAAATCATTATGGCAATTAAAACTTTTATTGCGATTTTTCAAGAGGTTTTTTGTAAACATTGTTTTGAGAGAGTACCAGAGCCTAAAGCCATTATGTCAGAGGCCGAAAATGTATATGAGTTTGACGCTGAAGGTAATCCTGACGGTGCAATGGCTGCATCACATTTATTCGTTATATCACAGGTCTCAAGAACAATTTCAGGCTGTAAACATGTGCTAGACCTTGGCTGTGGATCAGGGCAGCTTTTATGCCAAATAGCTGAAATGAACCCGGAAATCCGTTTTACAGGGGTTGACCTTTCGGAAGAAATGCTAAAAAAGGCTAAGAGTAGGGCAAAAAGTATGAATTTATCCAATATTGAATTCATAAAGCAAGATTTTACTGAGCTTCAAGGCCTAGAGGATAAACAATTAGATGGAATAATGTGTGTATATGCTTTACATCATCTGAATGATCTTCAAGCCTTAAGAAACTTTTTCAGGCAGATTAATAGATTTGTAAAGCAGGATAAACCAGTTTTTATTTATGACTTTTGCAGGCTGCGTTCTGAAAAATCAATAGATTTCTTTGTGGATCTTGTTGGCGGTAAACATCCTCTCTTTTGCGAAGATCTTCGTAATTCTCTTAAAGCAGCATTTTCTTTAGATGAATTTAAACTGCTCTTAGGGGAAGAGCTTCACCGGAAAGTTGATATTTATACTACCAGAGCATTGCACTTTAATTTGATGATAAAAACTGAAGAAAGATCCATATCTTCAGAAAAGTTAGAAAAGATTAAGCAGAAATTATCTTTGCTTTCTCCCAAAAACCAGATGTCTTACACTAATAATCTTTGCAAGAAATTTTATAAATTAGATACATAATGATTATTGAATAACTTATATAGAGAGTTATGATGAAAACATGTCCATCAGGGCATGTTTTTTTATGTCATGGAAATAATTGATAATATCCAAATAATGGGTTAATATATATTTACTGAATTTTGCCTGAATAATACTGGAGAAGACTATCTTTGGAGGAAAAGCTATGAAGAGAATATTTATTTTAATAATTTATATTTCGTTGTTTGTTTTGCTAGCAGCATGTACTAATGAAGAAGGCCTAGATTTGGGGCCTAAAAAGGAAGTTTCATCCTACAGCAGCAAAGTTTATAAAATAGAAAAAAACAGCACCTTGAAAGTTGACTGCGATTTTGGCAATATTTATGTTTATTGTTGGGATAGTGATGAGATTAAATTCGATGTGAAGAGGAAAATAAGAGGCATTGGCGATAAAGCTAAGCTAGAAAAGAAGTTAAGCCATTTTAAAATAAATTCAGACAGCAGTAGCAATATCATTTCATTCAGCTCAAAATATGAAGGCAAGGATAAGGATGCGGTGGATAATAGTATTGATGCTAACATATATGTTCCTAGAACAATGGGAGATATATATTTGAAATTGGATACCGGAGTAATAAAAATTAATGATAACATTAAATGTAACTTAAAGACAGAAGTTAATATGGCCAATGTTGAAGTGGCGGGCCTGGAAGGAAACATACAAGCTTTGGCACAGATGGGTAACATCAGGCTTAATAGCGGAAACATACTAAAGGAATCCAATATTAAACTGGGTCAGGGGCATATCAATATTAAAGCGGACTTTAGTGATGCAGGCTTCGGGCAGATGGAAACAAGCTTGGGGAATATTGAACTGCAGGTTGAAAGGAACTCTCTGGTGGAATTTGAAACGGTGGGTGATGTTGAAATTAATGAATTTAAAGATGCTGAAGCGGAAGACAGTACGAGCAAAATAAAGCTTAGTACTTCCATGGGAAAAATATCTATAAGAAAATATTAAGAACAGACAATAATCTTTATTAAATTTTTTGTTTAGGTTTAGAAGGAATACAAAGGTTTTTATAGAATATAGTATATACAAACTTATTCAATATTTCATTTTATATAATGCACTTCTGAAAGGGTCAAGTAAAGCTTAAAAATAAATATTTTGTGTGGTGGTTAATATGACGAAGCTTAACCTGGTAATAGCAGATAGTGATGAAGAGTACTTGAATGGAGTAGTTGGATATCTGACCGAAAAATACTTGGAAAGGTTCAAGATATTAAGTTTTTCCGACAAACAAAGCTTAAGTAGCTTTATAAATAACTGTTCTGACAAGCCGGATATTTTGTTGGTCTCTCCAGAGCTCTATTTTGAGGATATAGTCAAAACCGGTATTACCCTTGTTGGAATACTGTCTTCAGGAAGACTCCAAACTGACTATAAAGGATTTGAGATTGTCTACAAATACCAGCTTGGAGAGAATTTGGTGAAAAACATAATAAACCTTTATTCCGACAGAAGCAGTGAAATAATAATTCCAAATGCACGAAGGGAAGCAAAAGTTTTTGCTGTCTATTCGCCAAATGGGGGCAGCGGCAAGACAACTGTTTCATATGGTTGTTCGGTGAAGTCTGTGCAGCATGGCAAAAAGGTCTTCTATATGAATCTTGAGGAATCTCCATCCACGCCGCTGTTTTTTGATGTTAAAGGCCAATATAACCTCTCCCATGTCTTTTATTATTTAAAGTCAAAAAATAAAAGCCTCTCGCTTAAAATTGAAGGTATAAGGGCTGTTGACCAGGAAACAGGAGTTCATTATTTCAATCCTCCTGTAAACAATCTGGAGCTTTTGGATATTGAACCTTCAGAGTATATTAATCTTATTTCCCATATGAAAGAAATGAATCAATATGAAGTCATATACATTGATATGCCCTGCTTTTTAGAAAAAAGAATGATGTCTGTTCTTGAAGCGGCAGATAAAATTCTTTATGTATTAAACCCCAACCGTTTATCAATGATTAAACTCCAGAACTTCATTAGAGGGCTGGATATTTTAGATAAAGCCTGGAAGGAAAGTATTTTGTTCAAGACTGAGTTTATTCTTAATAAAGCTTATGATGGTGATGACGGTGTGGAAATTTTTAGAGGCATATTGTGTGGGATTGATAAAAGTATTAACTTTGTCTTACCTAAGACTTCCAACCTCTTTACAATTCAAAACGGCAGATTGGTTTTAGATTTAACCGGTAAATATGGATATGCTCTTGATGAAGTTTTGGAAAAATGTTGTATATAATTTGGATTAAAGTGGTATTGATGGTTATCCTTTTATACGGAGGTGAGAGGCCTTGATCCTTGAGGAAAAGCTCGCACTTACAGCAGAGCTGAAGGAGTTGGCAAGGTTAAAACTTAACTCGCTGAACACAGAACTAAGCGATGAAGAGATTGAAGAAAAGATAGAAGAGATAGTGCTGCAAAAGGAAACTGATGTATATATATCACCCATGGAAAAAAGAGAAATAGTACAAAATATATTCAATTCAATAAGAAGGCTTGACGTACTTCAACCCCTCATAGATGACAAGTCAATCACAGAGATAATGGTTAATGGTCCCGATAATATATTTATAGAACGCAGCGGAAAGGTTTCAAAACTTGAAACCAGGTTTGAAAACAGCGAAAAGCTGGAGAATATAATAAGAAATATTGTTTCGGCAGTTGACAGAACAGTTAATGAGGCTGTACCTATCGTCGATGCAAGACTTCACGACGGGTCTCGTATAAATGTTGTTTTATCTCCCATTGCACTCAATGGCCCCATTATTACAATCCGTAAATTTCCGGAAAAACCTATCACTGCCCGGCAGCTTATAGACTTGGGTTCCTTGACTGATGAAACTGCGGAGCTTCTAGAACGTATGGTAAAGGCCAAATATAATATATTTATAAGCGGCGGTACAGGATCAGGTAAAACCACATTTCTCAATGCATTATCCAATTTTATTCCCAAAGATGAAAGAATTATAACAATAGAAGATTCTGCAGAGCTTCAAATAAAAGGTGTTGAAAACATAGTCCGGATGGAAACCAGGAATGCCAATACTGAAGGCAAAGGTGCCATAACCATCAGGGATCTTATTAAAACTTCCTTAAGGATGCGGCCTGAAAGGATAATAGTTGGAGAGGTCAGGGGAGCTGAAGCTTTGGACATGCTGCAGGCTATGAATACGGGCCATGACGGCTCCCTTTCAACAGGACATGCCAACTCTGCGGTTGATATGCTGTCAAGGCTTGAAACCATGGTGCTGACCGGAGCAGAGATACCACTTGAAGCAATAAGAAAACAGATCGCGTCAGCAATTGATATAATAGTTCACCTGTCCAGGCTCAGGGATAAGACAAGGAGAACAATGGAAATCTCTGAAGTAGCCGGTTATAAGGATGGTGAAATAATATTAAACCCAATTTATGTTTTTGAGGAAGAAGGAGAGATGAAAAACAATAGGATTTGCGGACATCTTAAAAGAACAGCCAACAGCATGATACATAAGCAAAAGTTCAAAGCGGCAGGTATAAACGATGAGGTTTAATATGGTTTTATGATATTTATGCAGTTTCAAAGTTTGCAGGCTAATCGCTTTTAATACCAAAACGGAGGTATTATGTATATTGAAAATTTAAATGAAAAACCAGATGGTCCAATAGATTACAGTGTTTATAACATGTCAAAAAGAGAAAGGCTCTTCTATATTTTATTGGCTGCTGTTTTCTTGTTTGGACTAGGTTTTATATTTTATCATAATATTTTGGTTTCATTGTTGATAACTCCATTTTCCCTGCTATACCCGAGGATCAGGAATAGAGAGATTATTGATAAACGTCAGAACGAATTGAATCTCCAGTTTAAAGATATGCTTTATTCAATTTCATCTTCCCTTGCTTCAGGCAAGGCACTTGAAACTGCATTCAAGGAGTCGGTAAAGGAGCTCTCCATAATATACCCACATGAGGACACTCTGATAATTAAAGAAATTCGGTATATGCAAAGAAAGATTGACATGAATGAGCAGATTGAAAATGTATTGATGGATTTTGCCGACAGATCAGGGCTTGAGGATGTGAGGAGTTTTGCTTCAATACTTCAGACATGCAATAAAAGAGGAGGTAATGTTATTGAAATAATAAGGAATACCTCAAATGTTATAAACGACAAGATTGAAGTAAAGCAGGAAATTGCAACAATACTAGCACAGAAAAAGTTTGAACAAAAAATATTATCAGTAATGCCTATTGGTTTGATACTGTTTCTATCAGCTACACAGAAAGATTATATGAGGCCTGTTTTCACAACCCTGCTAGGAAGAGTTGTAATGACTGTGGCCATAGTTTTTATAATATCCGGATATCTCATTTCAAAAAAAATTATGGATATAAAAATATAGGGGGCATAAGGATGATTATTATTTTTATAGCATCTCTTATTCTATTTGCTTTTCTTTATATGGTGTCAAGAAACAAGTATGATGAATTTATAGAACCTTTGGACGAAAAGGAGTTTAAGATTAAAAAAATTATGCCCATAGGCTTTTGGGTTATGGATAAAATCAATTACAGGTACGCATCAAAGTATGACAGGAACCTTTTAAACAAAACAGCGGAGCTTAACGGAGGTGTTTATGCCCACTACTATCTAAGGGTGCACTGGGCAAACAAGATAACTTTTGAGCTCATGCTTCTTATGTTTCTACTTTTTATTAATGGAGCGATGGGCAAAACGGATATGGAGCTTATAATTTTTTCGCTGCTTGTTATGGCTGTTGTTGCATATGCCTTAGACAAGGATCTTGAAAACAAGGTAAGTAAAAGAAGACTTTCCATGCAAATTGATTTTCCGGATTTTTTAAATACCCTTACACTATTAATCAATGCAGGTATGACGGTTTCAGGTGCATGGACAAGGATTGTGACAGATACAAAAAAGAGCACACCCCTTTATTCGGAGCTTAGAAATGTTATGCTGGAAATCTCAAACGGTAAATCGGAAATCGGTGCCTACGAGGAATTTGCCAAAAGGTGCAGGTTGCCTGAGGTAACTAAGTTTGTAGCTGTTATTACACAAAATTTGAAAAAGGGAAACTCGGAGCTGGTTGATATATTGAAGTACCAGTCAAAGGAATGCTGGGAGCTTAGGAAGCATGCTGCCAAAAGACTGGGTGAAGAGGCATCGTCAAAGGCATTGTTTCCAATGATGCTTATGTTCTTTGCTGTTGTTCTTGTCGTCGTTACGCCGGCAATAGCAGGACTTATAGGTAGTGTGTAAAAACAAAGTTTTGAAGGGAGGTGAAGCAAATATGAGATCCCTTATTAAGAGCTTTTTAAAGGAAGAAGACGGATTAGGAACAGTTGAAATAGTTATTATAATAGCGGTTTTGGTTGGGCTCGCCATAATTTTCAGAGAAGTCATATTCAGTTTCCTTAAACAAATATTAGGAAAACTCTTTGAGGGCAGTGAAGAACCGTTGAACAAGCCATCAGGGTCGGAAATACCAAGTTATAATATTAAAGCCACACCATAGCTCCGCTTAAGGCATTGATGAAAATTGCTTCCGCTTTTGAGCGGGTGTTCACCTGTTAAGTGAACACGTAAGCAAAATTTATAGCGGAAGTTATTTTTTTCAATGTCCAGAGAACTCGCCACAGCAATCAAAGCTGAAAATTGCAAGCAAATACATTATCAAAGGATTGATGTAAAGTTGTTTTTATTTCGAAGGCTGCTTTTTAGACCCAATAAAGGGAGTATGACGGTGGAAGCGTCGCTGATAATTCCTGCTGTAATTGTCAGCCTTATTGTACTTGTTTATATATGTTTTATGCTGTACGAGCAGTCTTACATAAAAGCATTGGCTAATACAGCATCGGAGCGGGGTGCAGCCACCTGGGCAAATCCGTCAAAGGACATGTATATGGAGTTTATAGATAAAAGGAATTTGGCCGGTACATCACTCTACTGGAGAGTGGGAGAATTTTTTACAAAGGGTGATAAACAGAAGAAGTATGATAAAGTTAATGCATTTGTTTTAAAAAGTATATCCAAGAATTCATTCTTTACCAAGGATAGGTCTGATAAGGGCAAGGAAACTTTGACACTAAAATATACCGACAGCAGAATGAGTGTCAAATGCGATTTGGAAGACTATGTGATTTACAAAAAGCTTAAAGTGAGTATTGAAGAGGAATATAGCCTTCCGATTTCCAATATGTTTAGGGCATTTGGAATTGATGTGAAGTTTAAAATATCTGCAAGCTCGGAGTCGGTAGTTGACGATCCTGTTGAGTTTGTAAGGAATACGGATTTTGTCATGGATAGTGTTAGAGAGATTGATCAGAAAACAGGAGGAAAGCTTGAAGGTGCCATGGAAAAAGTTACAGGTACTTTTGACAAGCTTTCCGGCAAATTAAAAAGCTTTTTGGAATAAGGTGAGGGCCTATGGACTTTTTAAAAAAGACTCAAGGGGCAATATCCATATTTTTATGTTTTGTGCTTCTGGCACTTGTGGCTTTATCAGGCAGCCTGGTGGATGGCAGCAGAATGAGGGTTGCTGAAGCCGAAACCAAGACTGCAATTGATTGTGCTGCTATGTCGCAGCTCACTTATTATAATAATGTCTTAAAAGAGCTATATGGATTATTTGCAATGGCAGATAATGATCCTGCTACTATAAGGGAGGCAATAAGCAAAAATCTTGATGAGAGGCTCCTTTACACTGTTGTGAATGAGAAAAAAGAGGGTTTTGAAAAATATTATTCTGAGGTTAAGGGTTTGTTTGAAAAAGACAAAAGCAAGCCGTTGAACTTTTTTGATTTCAAGGCTGAAGAAATTAAAGTAAATCCTTTGTATAACCTTTCGGAGGGAGAAGTATTTAAAAGGCAGATTCTGGAGTTTATGAAATACAGAGCCCCTAAAGAGATTGCAGACCAGTTTTTAGATAAGCTTTTGGCATTTAAGGACCTTGGAGAACAAACAAGGATGCTTGAGAAAAAGCTGGACATCGATGAAAAATTATATAAAGCAGGAGAGGGAACTGAAACACTGTCTGATAAGGCACTGGAAATAAATTCTCTTGCCAAGAGCAGCAGTATTGATAAAAAGCTGGACAGCCTTACTCAAAGCGTGTCTGATAGAATTAAAGCCCAAAAGCTTCTCTGGGAGAAGAAAAAACAGTTGGAAAGCATGACTCCTCCGGTAAATAGTTCAGACGATCCCAAAGCGGTAAAAAAACATGAGGAAAATCTAAAGGCTTACGCCAAATCGGTGGAAAGTCTGTCAAAAGAAATAGAGAAGTTTGAAAATCTCACAATTCCCCAAC
This window encodes:
- a CDS encoding type II secretion system F family protein — encoded protein: MYIENLNEKPDGPIDYSVYNMSKRERLFYILLAAVFLFGLGFIFYHNILVSLLITPFSLLYPRIRNREIIDKRQNELNLQFKDMLYSISSSLASGKALETAFKESVKELSIIYPHEDTLIIKEIRYMQRKIDMNEQIENVLMDFADRSGLEDVRSFASILQTCNKRGGNVIEIIRNTSNVINDKIEVKQEIATILAQKKFEQKILSVMPIGLILFLSATQKDYMRPVFTTLLGRVVMTVAIVFIISGYLISKKIMDIKI
- a CDS encoding Flp1 family type IVb pilin; protein product: MRSLIKSFLKEEDGLGTVEIVIIIAVLVGLAIIFREVIFSFLKQILGKLFEGSEEPLNKPSGSEIPSYNIKATP
- a CDS encoding AAA family ATPase, which gives rise to MTKLNLVIADSDEEYLNGVVGYLTEKYLERFKILSFSDKQSLSSFINNCSDKPDILLVSPELYFEDIVKTGITLVGILSSGRLQTDYKGFEIVYKYQLGENLVKNIINLYSDRSSEIIIPNARREAKVFAVYSPNGGSGKTTVSYGCSVKSVQHGKKVFYMNLEESPSTPLFFDVKGQYNLSHVFYYLKSKNKSLSLKIEGIRAVDQETGVHYFNPPVNNLELLDIEPSEYINLISHMKEMNQYEVIYIDMPCFLEKRMMSVLEAADKILYVLNPNRLSMIKLQNFIRGLDILDKAWKESILFKTEFILNKAYDGDDGVEIFRGILCGIDKSINFVLPKTSNLFTIQNGRLVLDLTGKYGYALDEVLEKCCI
- a CDS encoding type II secretion system F family protein, whose translation is MIIIFIASLILFAFLYMVSRNKYDEFIEPLDEKEFKIKKIMPIGFWVMDKINYRYASKYDRNLLNKTAELNGGVYAHYYLRVHWANKITFELMLLMFLLFINGAMGKTDMELIIFSLLVMAVVAYALDKDLENKVSKRRLSMQIDFPDFLNTLTLLINAGMTVSGAWTRIVTDTKKSTPLYSELRNVMLEISNGKSEIGAYEEFAKRCRLPEVTKFVAVITQNLKKGNSELVDILKYQSKECWELRKHAAKRLGEEASSKALFPMMLMFFAVVLVVVTPAIAGLIGSV
- a CDS encoding CpaF family protein; its protein translation is MILEEKLALTAELKELARLKLNSLNTELSDEEIEEKIEEIVLQKETDVYISPMEKREIVQNIFNSIRRLDVLQPLIDDKSITEIMVNGPDNIFIERSGKVSKLETRFENSEKLENIIRNIVSAVDRTVNEAVPIVDARLHDGSRINVVLSPIALNGPIITIRKFPEKPITARQLIDLGSLTDETAELLERMVKAKYNIFISGGTGSGKTTFLNALSNFIPKDERIITIEDSAELQIKGVENIVRMETRNANTEGKGAITIRDLIKTSLRMRPERIIVGEVRGAEALDMLQAMNTGHDGSLSTGHANSAVDMLSRLETMVLTGAEIPLEAIRKQIASAIDIIVHLSRLRDKTRRTMEISEVAGYKDGEIILNPIYVFEEEGEMKNNRICGHLKRTANSMIHKQKFKAAGINDEV
- a CDS encoding class I SAM-dependent methyltransferase, producing MAIKTFIAIFQEVFCKHCFERVPEPKAIMSEAENVYEFDAEGNPDGAMAASHLFVISQVSRTISGCKHVLDLGCGSGQLLCQIAEMNPEIRFTGVDLSEEMLKKAKSRAKSMNLSNIEFIKQDFTELQGLEDKQLDGIMCVYALHHLNDLQALRNFFRQINRFVKQDKPVFIYDFCRLRSEKSIDFFVDLVGGKHPLFCEDLRNSLKAAFSLDEFKLLLGEELHRKVDIYTTRALHFNLMIKTEERSISSEKLEKIKQKLSLLSPKNQMSYTNNLCKKFYKLDT